From a single Pseudomonas serboccidentalis genomic region:
- a CDS encoding tryptophan synthase subunit beta, with translation MFYVQRDAQGQLIRVEAAAYAEATETLPADHHEIQAWFANAAVENSLKQLKQSDFEMIRVLDDLIQVLTQKGVIRVTDLPPAAQAKLMDRTQAREALGGLSQLIDEDEGGLI, from the coding sequence ATGTTTTACGTGCAACGCGATGCGCAGGGTCAGTTGATTCGCGTGGAAGCTGCGGCCTACGCCGAGGCCACGGAAACGCTGCCGGCCGACCACCATGAAATCCAGGCCTGGTTCGCCAACGCGGCCGTGGAAAACAGCCTCAAACAGCTCAAGCAGAGCGACTTTGAAATGATTCGGGTACTCGACGACCTGATTCAGGTGCTGACCCAGAAAGGCGTGATCCGGGTCACCGACCTGCCGCCGGCGGCACAGGCCAAGTTGATGGATCGGACCCAGGCGCGGGAGGCGCTGGGCGGGTTGAGCCAGCTCATTGATGAAGATGAAGGCGGCTTGATTTAG
- a CDS encoding MFS transporter yields the protein MTAHTPAAAQRDGIDPIRAAEISARIDRLPAVATIWRLVALLSIGGFFELYDLFQTAYISPGLIRDGIFATGNQGVFGFSDQAAFASATFLGLFLGASLLSPLADRFGRRAIFTFALVWYTVATVLMGIQSSALGIICMRFLVGIGLGIELVTIDAYLSELVPKRMRSSAFAFAFFVQFLSVPAVALMSWWLVPQAPFGVSGWRWVVLASAVFALFIWWLRKRLPESPRWLAQHGRFDEANRILDDIEVRCEKDHRQPLDAPEAVPVDVEGKGRFADIWQPPYRRRALMLIVFHVFQAIGFFGFGNWLPALLSGQGVSVTHSLMYAFIITLAYPLGPLLFMKFANRFENKWQIVGSALGSMTFGTLFALQTSAFGLIFCGVMITFCNAWLSFSYHSYQSELFPTNIRARAVGFCYSFSRLSTVFSSLLIGLFLDNFGTPGVLAFIVSSMLIVMLTIGYFGPRTRNLALENIAHR from the coding sequence ATGACTGCTCACACCCCCGCCGCCGCGCAACGCGATGGCATTGACCCGATACGCGCCGCCGAGATTTCCGCCCGCATCGACCGCCTCCCTGCCGTCGCCACGATCTGGCGGCTGGTGGCACTGTTGTCGATCGGCGGTTTCTTCGAACTCTATGACTTGTTCCAGACCGCTTACATCAGCCCCGGGCTGATCCGCGACGGGATCTTCGCCACTGGCAATCAGGGTGTGTTCGGTTTCTCCGATCAGGCGGCGTTTGCTTCGGCGACGTTTCTTGGTCTGTTCCTTGGCGCCAGCCTGCTCAGCCCGTTGGCTGATCGTTTCGGCCGCCGCGCAATCTTCACCTTTGCGCTGGTCTGGTACACGGTCGCCACGGTGCTGATGGGCATTCAAAGCTCGGCGCTGGGGATCATCTGCATGCGCTTTCTGGTGGGCATCGGTCTGGGTATCGAACTGGTGACCATCGACGCCTACCTCTCGGAACTGGTGCCCAAACGCATGCGCAGCTCAGCGTTTGCCTTCGCCTTTTTCGTGCAGTTTCTGTCGGTGCCGGCGGTGGCGCTGATGTCGTGGTGGCTGGTGCCGCAGGCGCCGTTCGGGGTCTCAGGCTGGCGTTGGGTGGTGCTGGCGAGTGCGGTGTTTGCGCTGTTCATCTGGTGGCTGCGCAAACGTCTGCCGGAGTCGCCGCGCTGGCTGGCACAACATGGTCGATTCGATGAAGCGAACCGGATTCTCGATGACATCGAAGTACGCTGCGAGAAGGATCACCGCCAACCGCTGGACGCCCCCGAAGCGGTGCCCGTCGACGTCGAGGGCAAGGGCCGTTTCGCCGATATCTGGCAACCGCCGTATCGCCGCCGGGCGTTGATGCTGATCGTCTTTCACGTGTTTCAGGCAATCGGTTTCTTCGGCTTCGGCAACTGGCTGCCGGCGCTTCTGTCGGGCCAAGGCGTCAGCGTCACCCACAGCCTGATGTACGCGTTCATCATCACCCTCGCCTACCCGCTCGGGCCGCTGCTGTTCATGAAGTTCGCCAACCGTTTCGAGAACAAGTGGCAGATCGTCGGTTCGGCCCTCGGCTCCATGACTTTCGGTACCTTGTTCGCGTTGCAGACCAGCGCCTTCGGCCTGATTTTCTGCGGGGTGATGATCACCTTCTGCAACGCTTGGCTGAGCTTCAGTTATCACTCGTACCAGAGCGAATTGTTCCCGACCAACATCCGCGCCCGGGCGGTGGGGTTCTGCTATTCGTTCAGTCGCCTGTCGACGGTATTCAGCAGCCTGCTGATCGGGCTGTTCCTGGATAACTTCGGCACGCCCGGGGTGCTGGCGTTCATCGTCAGCAGCATGCTGATCGTGATGCTGACCATCGGCTATTTCGGCCCGCGCACGCGCAACCTGGCACTGGAAAACATTGCCCATCGCTGA
- a CDS encoding PACE efflux transporter, which yields MQGVKRKLVYVSLYEVIGMTFSALGLALLSGTSPGSTGPLAVIITTIAVTWNFIYTSLFEHWESRQKSRTRTVKRRIAHAVGFQLTLIVFLIPLIAWWMNISLVQAFLLDLALIIFIPCYTFAFNWLFDRIFGLPASALPDSAAAA from the coding sequence ATGCAAGGTGTCAAACGCAAACTGGTCTATGTGTCGCTCTACGAAGTGATCGGCATGACCTTCTCCGCCCTCGGCCTGGCGCTGTTGTCCGGCACCTCGCCGGGCAGCACCGGGCCGTTGGCGGTGATCATCACCACCATCGCCGTGACCTGGAACTTCATCTACACCTCGCTGTTCGAACATTGGGAAAGCCGCCAGAAGTCGCGCACGCGCACGGTCAAACGGCGCATCGCCCACGCGGTCGGTTTCCAACTGACGTTAATCGTGTTCCTGATCCCGCTGATCGCGTGGTGGATGAACATCAGCCTGGTGCAGGCGTTCCTGCTGGACCTGGCGCTGATCATCTTCATCCCGTGCTACACGTTCGCCTTCAACTGGCTGTTCGATCGCATCTTCGGCTTGCCGGCGTCGGCGCTGCCCGATTCCGCCGCTGCGGCATAA
- a CDS encoding LysR family transcriptional regulator: MNFNSDSIELFLAVIERGSFSAAARALGRVPSAVSMGIGNLEAELGYSLFDRSHREPQPTAMALSLVPHARLIAEQLKQLQVHAVELSLGLESKLSIGVVADIDRRRLLAAIKVIAERHPLLDIEVLTAPQDDVLAMLHSGRVSVCLAFAGLSMNVLERFQFVGSERMIATLAADSPLLQGQDLFLEDLVHVRQIFVASRDLPISETRPLVAESHWRTDTLEAALEMVEAGLGWGNFPLSVVQPWLDSGRLKRLNFRNIENGLVLPVHAVWLKSQPLQKGALALVELLGH, encoded by the coding sequence GTGAATTTCAACAGCGACAGCATCGAATTGTTTCTCGCGGTGATCGAACGCGGCTCGTTCTCCGCCGCTGCCCGGGCGCTGGGCCGGGTGCCGTCGGCGGTCAGCATGGGCATCGGCAATCTGGAAGCGGAACTTGGCTATTCATTATTCGACCGTAGTCATCGCGAACCGCAGCCAACAGCGATGGCGCTGTCACTGGTGCCCCATGCGCGGTTGATTGCCGAGCAGCTCAAGCAACTGCAAGTGCATGCGGTGGAGTTGTCGCTGGGGCTGGAGAGCAAGTTGTCGATCGGTGTGGTTGCGGACATCGATCGTCGCCGCTTGCTTGCCGCGATCAAAGTGATTGCCGAGCGCCATCCGCTCCTCGACATCGAAGTGCTGACCGCGCCGCAGGACGATGTGCTGGCGATGCTGCACAGTGGCCGCGTCAGCGTGTGTCTGGCGTTTGCCGGGTTGAGCATGAACGTGCTGGAGCGTTTTCAGTTTGTCGGCAGCGAACGAATGATCGCCACGCTGGCGGCGGACAGTCCGTTGTTGCAGGGGCAGGATCTGTTTCTTGAAGACCTGGTGCACGTGCGGCAGATCTTCGTCGCCAGCCGCGACCTGCCGATCAGCGAAACCCGGCCACTGGTGGCCGAATCCCACTGGCGCACCGACACTCTGGAGGCGGCGCTGGAGATGGTCGAGGCGGGACTGGGCTGGGGCAATTTCCCGTTGTCGGTGGTGCAGCCGTGGCTGGACAGCGGGCGCTTGAAGCGGCTGAACTTCCGCAACATCGAAAACGGCCTGGTGCTGCCGGTGCACGCGGTGTGGCTCAAGAGCCAGCCGTTGCAGAAGGGCGCGTTGGCCCTGGTCGAACTGCTCGGTCACTGA
- a CDS encoding LacI family DNA-binding transcriptional regulator → MTTPKNDKNTRTTGRPTLNEVARLAGVSPITASRALRGVSTVATELVEKVQKAALELNYVVNPAARALASAQSHSVVVLVPSLSNLLFIDTLEAIHRVLTPKGFEVLIGNFHYSRDEEENLLRNYMAYQPRGFLLTGFDRTESSRRMIESSNIPCVYMMELDSAAGVNCVGFSQLSAGETAAEHLLSRGRKRLAYIGAQLDQRTLLRGEGFRKALQKAGRYDPDLEVLTPRASSVGLGGELFLQLLAAHPDVDAIFFGNDDLAQGALLEALRNGIKIPEQVAILGFNDLPMSEHMVPRLSSINTPREAIGRRAAEQMLTLMAGNSVARPVQDMGFELKIREST, encoded by the coding sequence ATGACCACCCCCAAAAACGATAAAAACACGCGCACCACCGGCCGTCCCACCCTCAATGAAGTTGCCCGCCTCGCCGGCGTGAGCCCGATTACCGCCTCCCGCGCCTTGCGCGGGGTCAGTACCGTGGCCACCGAACTGGTGGAAAAAGTCCAGAAAGCCGCACTCGAACTCAACTACGTGGTCAACCCTGCCGCCCGCGCCCTGGCCTCGGCGCAGAGCCATTCGGTGGTGGTGTTGGTGCCGTCGCTGTCCAACCTGTTGTTCATCGATACGCTGGAAGCCATTCATCGGGTTTTGACGCCCAAGGGCTTCGAAGTGCTGATCGGCAACTTCCACTATTCGCGCGATGAAGAAGAAAACCTGCTGCGCAACTACATGGCTTATCAGCCCCGTGGCTTTCTGCTGACCGGGTTTGATCGCACGGAAAGTTCGCGGCGGATGATTGAGAGCAGCAACATTCCCTGCGTGTACATGATGGAACTGGACAGCGCCGCCGGGGTGAACTGCGTGGGGTTCTCCCAGCTCAGCGCCGGCGAAACGGCGGCCGAGCATTTGCTCTCTCGCGGCCGCAAGCGCCTGGCCTACATCGGCGCGCAACTCGATCAGCGCACGTTGTTGCGCGGCGAGGGTTTCCGCAAAGCTCTGCAGAAGGCCGGGCGTTATGACCCCGACCTGGAAGTGCTGACCCCGCGCGCCTCGTCGGTGGGCCTGGGCGGTGAGTTGTTCCTGCAGTTGCTGGCGGCGCATCCGGACGTTGATGCAATTTTCTTTGGCAACGACGACCTCGCGCAGGGTGCCTTGCTCGAAGCGCTGCGCAACGGGATCAAGATTCCCGAGCAGGTGGCGATTCTCGGTTTCAACGACTTGCCGATGTCCGAGCACATGGTGCCGCGCCTGAGCAGCATCAACACCCCGCGTGAGGCGATCGGCCGGCGCGCGGCGGAGCAGATGCTGACGTTGATGGCCGGCAACAGCGTGGCGCGGCCGGTGCAAGACATGGGCTTTGAACTGAAGATTCGCGAGAGTACCTGA
- a CDS encoding gluconokinase: MSHPITALVIMGVAGCGKTCVSEALCQLSGATAIEGDTFHPAANIEKMSAGIPLNDDDRAGWLDSLCDELRRVDAQGRRPVLTCSALKHSYREVLRSALPGLGFVFLELTPEVAADRVSHRPGHFMPATLIESQFATLESPKGEPLTLALNASIYSVEELAAQAHVWWQAHGLKQAV, encoded by the coding sequence ATGAGTCATCCCATCACCGCCCTGGTCATCATGGGCGTTGCCGGTTGCGGCAAGACGTGCGTCAGCGAGGCCCTGTGCCAATTGAGCGGCGCCACTGCCATTGAAGGCGATACTTTTCATCCGGCCGCCAACATCGAAAAGATGAGCGCGGGGATCCCCCTGAACGACGACGACCGCGCCGGCTGGCTTGACAGCCTGTGCGATGAGTTGCGCCGTGTCGATGCACAAGGCCGACGCCCGGTGCTGACCTGCTCGGCCCTTAAACACAGTTATCGCGAAGTGTTGCGCAGTGCCTTGCCGGGCCTGGGCTTCGTGTTTCTTGAATTGACCCCGGAAGTCGCCGCCGACCGTGTATCCCACCGGCCGGGCCACTTCATGCCGGCGACGTTGATCGAAAGCCAGTTCGCCACCCTCGAGTCGCCCAAGGGCGAGCCGTTGACCCTGGCGTTGAATGCTTCGATTTACAGCGTTGAAGAACTGGCAGCACAGGCTCACGTCTGGTGGCAGGCCCACGGTCTGAAACAGGCGGTATGA
- a CDS encoding GntP family permease, with translation MFGMSHDAYLLLDAVVTVIGLIILITKFKLHPFISLTIAAAFLGLTSGMPIGTIIKAFQDGFGGVLGFVGIILALGTMLGKMMAESGGADQIAQTLIRAFGKDKVQWAMMFAAFLVGIPLFFEIGFVLLIPLVFIVARRTGVSIIKIGIPLLAGLSAVHGLVPPHPGPLLAIGVFGADIGKTILYGLIVALPTAIIAGPIFGTFIAKHIPGHPNQELVDQLARENDDSATLPSFSITLITVLLPVFLMLLKTFADVALPDGHFFRTWMDMIGHPISALLLALLLSLYTFGHKQGIGSQQMLKWLDASLAPTAAIILIIGAGGGFKQMLVTSGVGDVIGHMAVSAQISPILLAWLVAAVIRIATGSATVATITGAGIVVPVVGMIPGVNRELLVLATGAGSLILSHVNDAGFWLVKQYFNMTVAETFKTWTAMETILSVVALGFILLLSLFV, from the coding sequence ATGTTTGGCATGTCCCACGACGCCTACCTGCTGCTCGATGCAGTGGTCACGGTAATCGGCCTGATTATCCTGATCACCAAATTCAAGCTTCACCCGTTCATTTCCCTGACCATCGCTGCGGCGTTCCTCGGTCTGACCTCCGGGATGCCGATCGGCACCATCATCAAGGCGTTCCAGGACGGCTTCGGTGGCGTGCTCGGTTTCGTCGGCATCATCCTCGCGCTGGGCACCATGCTCGGCAAAATGATGGCCGAATCCGGCGGGGCCGATCAGATCGCCCAAACCCTGATCCGCGCTTTCGGCAAGGACAAGGTTCAGTGGGCGATGATGTTCGCCGCGTTCCTGGTGGGCATTCCACTGTTCTTCGAAATCGGCTTCGTGCTGCTGATTCCGCTGGTGTTCATCGTCGCCCGGCGTACCGGTGTGTCGATCATCAAGATCGGTATCCCGCTGCTCGCCGGCCTGTCCGCCGTACACGGTCTGGTGCCGCCGCACCCGGGGCCGCTGCTGGCCATCGGCGTGTTCGGCGCCGACATCGGCAAGACCATTCTCTACGGTCTGATCGTTGCACTGCCGACCGCCATCATTGCCGGTCCGATCTTCGGTACGTTCATTGCCAAGCACATCCCCGGTCACCCGAATCAGGAACTGGTCGATCAACTGGCCCGTGAAAACGATGACTCGGCGACACTGCCGAGCTTCAGCATCACCCTGATCACCGTGCTGCTGCCGGTGTTCCTGATGCTGCTGAAAACCTTCGCTGACGTGGCGCTGCCTGACGGTCACTTCTTCCGCACCTGGATGGACATGATCGGTCACCCGATCTCGGCCCTGCTGCTGGCGTTGCTGCTGTCGCTGTACACCTTCGGGCACAAGCAGGGCATCGGCTCCCAGCAGATGCTCAAGTGGCTGGACGCGAGCCTCGCACCGACCGCCGCGATCATTTTGATCATCGGTGCCGGTGGTGGCTTCAAGCAGATGCTGGTGACCAGCGGCGTGGGCGACGTGATCGGCCACATGGCGGTCAGCGCGCAGATCTCGCCGATCCTGCTGGCGTGGCTGGTAGCGGCGGTGATTCGTATCGCCACCGGTTCGGCGACGGTAGCGACCATCACTGGCGCGGGTATCGTGGTGCCGGTGGTAGGCATGATTCCGGGCGTCAACCGTGAGCTGCTGGTACTGGCTACCGGTGCCGGTTCGTTGATTCTGTCTCACGTGAACGACGCCGGTTTCTGGCTGGTGAAGCAGTACTTCAACATGACCGTGGCCGAAACCTTCAAGACCTGGACGGCGATGGAAACCATCCTGTCGGTGGTTGCGTTGGGCTTTATCCTGCTGTTGTCGCTGTTCGTGTAA
- the alaC gene encoding alanine transaminase, with protein MAEQGSPRRFARIDRLPPYVFNITAELKMAARRRGEDIIDLSMGNPDGATPPHIVEKLVQVAQREDTHGYSTSKGIPRLRRAISNWYKERYAVDIDPESEAIVTIGSKEGLAHLMLATLDQGDTVLVPNPSYPIHIYGAVIAGAQVRSVPLVPGVDFFAELERAIRGSIPKPKMMILGFPSNPTAQCVELDFFERVIALAKQYDVLVIHDLAYADIVYDGWKAPSIMQVPGAKDIAVEFFTLSKSYNMAGWRIGFMVGNPELVNALARIKSYHDYGTFTPLQVAAIAALEGDQQCVRDIAEQYRQRRNVLVKGLHELGWMVENPKASMYVWAKIPEAYAHLGSLEFAKKLLAEAKVCVSPGVGFGEYGDDHVRFALIENQDRIRQAVRGIRGMFRADGLAPKTGN; from the coding sequence ATGGCTGAACAAGGTTCGCCGCGCCGCTTTGCGCGCATTGATCGACTCCCCCCTTACGTTTTCAACATCACCGCCGAGCTGAAGATGGCCGCCAGGCGTCGTGGTGAAGACATCATCGACTTGAGCATGGGCAACCCCGACGGGGCCACGCCGCCGCACATTGTCGAAAAACTCGTGCAGGTCGCGCAGCGCGAAGACACCCACGGTTACTCCACGTCCAAGGGCATTCCGCGCCTGCGTCGGGCCATTTCCAACTGGTACAAGGAGCGCTACGCGGTCGACATCGACCCGGAGAGCGAAGCCATTGTCACCATCGGCTCCAAGGAAGGCCTGGCGCACCTGATGCTGGCGACCCTGGATCAGGGCGACACCGTACTGGTGCCGAACCCGAGCTACCCAATTCACATCTACGGTGCAGTGATTGCCGGCGCCCAGGTACGTTCGGTGCCGCTGGTGCCGGGCGTGGACTTCTTCGCTGAACTGGAACGCGCGATTCGCGGATCGATCCCGAAGCCGAAGATGATGATCCTCGGCTTCCCGTCCAACCCCACCGCGCAGTGCGTGGAGCTGGATTTCTTCGAACGGGTGATCGCCCTCGCCAAACAGTACGACGTGTTGGTCATTCACGACCTGGCTTACGCCGACATCGTCTACGACGGTTGGAAAGCCCCGTCGATCATGCAGGTGCCGGGCGCCAAGGACATCGCGGTGGAGTTTTTCACCCTGTCCAAGAGCTACAACATGGCCGGCTGGCGCATCGGTTTCATGGTCGGCAACCCGGAGCTGGTCAACGCGCTGGCGCGGATCAAGAGCTACCACGACTACGGCACGTTCACCCCGCTGCAAGTGGCGGCGATTGCCGCGCTGGAAGGCGATCAGCAGTGCGTGCGCGACATCGCCGAGCAGTACCGCCAGCGCCGCAACGTGCTGGTCAAAGGCCTGCACGAGCTGGGCTGGATGGTCGAGAATCCGAAGGCTTCGATGTACGTCTGGGCGAAGATTCCCGAGGCTTATGCACACCTCGGCTCGCTGGAATTCGCCAAGAAACTGCTGGCCGAGGCCAAGGTCTGCGTCTCGCCGGGGGTTGGTTTTGGTGAGTACGGCGACGACCATGTGCGCTTCGCGCTGATCGAAAACCAGGACCGGATTCGTCAGGCCGTGCGCGGGATTCGCGGGATGTTCCGGGCGGATGGGCTGGCCCCGAAAACCGGCAACTAA
- a CDS encoding LysE family translocator, giving the protein MEFTSGFLLSLSLCLDIGVANIAMITLAMQRGYFQGFALGLGTCVGDLIYAVLALAGMTVLLQYESVRWVLWIGGSALLIYFAAKMIYSAIHHEAQLAATAEVGQNSHRKEFFRGIFLAMSSPSAILWFAAVGGTLIARSGGGGPVSSALFLGGFLCAGLLWSAGLCFAASHGGKLLGDKLLRYSYMASAAIFCYFAVYVIVSGYNEFVGSGAADQLHAL; this is encoded by the coding sequence ATGGAATTCACCAGCGGCTTCTTGCTGAGCCTCTCGCTGTGCCTGGACATCGGCGTGGCCAACATCGCGATGATCACCCTGGCGATGCAGCGCGGTTACTTTCAGGGTTTCGCGTTGGGCCTCGGCACCTGCGTCGGTGACTTGATCTACGCGGTGCTGGCGCTGGCCGGGATGACCGTGCTGCTGCAGTACGAAAGCGTGCGCTGGGTGCTGTGGATCGGCGGTTCGGCACTGCTGATCTATTTCGCGGCGAAGATGATCTATTCAGCGATTCACCACGAGGCGCAACTGGCGGCGACTGCAGAGGTAGGGCAGAACTCGCACCGCAAAGAGTTCTTTCGCGGGATCTTCCTCGCCATGTCCTCGCCGAGTGCGATTCTGTGGTTCGCCGCCGTCGGCGGCACCTTGATCGCCCGCTCCGGTGGCGGTGGTCCGGTGAGCTCGGCGCTGTTCCTCGGTGGTTTCCTTTGCGCCGGGCTGCTGTGGTCGGCCGGTCTGTGCTTTGCCGCGAGCCACGGGGGCAAGCTGCTGGGCGACAAGCTGCTGCGCTACTCGTACATGGCATCGGCAGCGATCTTCTGCTATTTCGCTGTTTACGTGATCGTATCCGGTTATAACGAGTTCGTTGGCTCCGGGGCCGCCGACCAGTTGCACGCCTTGTAA
- a CDS encoding GyrI-like domain-containing protein: MDEQKRVEVAEPRFEHGHFLLIAGFRGRFTQDSAKDIPALWEKFLPHLGKIQGQKNEVTYGVCSNFDGQGGFDYIAGVEISKLDDLDQKVYQWIEVLPRQYAVFEHKGPLEQLPQTLQYIYKTWLPTSHYVELNAPELERYSADFNPRLHTGKLEICVPVDTKA; the protein is encoded by the coding sequence ATGGATGAGCAAAAACGCGTCGAAGTGGCTGAACCTCGCTTCGAACATGGACACTTCCTGCTGATTGCAGGATTTCGTGGTCGATTTACCCAGGACAGCGCCAAGGACATTCCCGCGCTGTGGGAAAAGTTCTTGCCGCACTTGGGAAAGATACAGGGACAAAAGAACGAAGTGACCTACGGCGTCTGCAGCAATTTCGACGGCCAGGGTGGCTTCGATTACATCGCCGGGGTGGAAATCAGCAAGCTCGATGACCTGGACCAGAAGGTCTACCAGTGGATCGAAGTGCTGCCCCGCCAATACGCCGTGTTCGAGCACAAGGGACCGCTCGAACAATTGCCGCAGACCCTGCAATACATCTACAAGACCTGGTTGCCGACCTCCCACTATGTGGAGCTCAACGCCCCGGAGCTGGAGCGCTACAGCGCCGATTTCAATCCGCGGCTGCACACCGGCAAACTGGAAATCTGCGTGCCGGTCGATACCAAGGCCTGA
- a CDS encoding GNAT family N-acetyltransferase, whose translation MNTVIRNVTAADLDRCYAIETVAYEGDEAATREKIATRIATWPDGFIVAEVDGVVAGFINSGAAFDVQMSDEAFKELIGHDPKGPNVVIMSVVVHPDYQGQGLAKRLMAEFIERMRGMDKATIHLMCKEQHIPLYAGFGFAYIKPSESDHGGMAWHEMILTL comes from the coding sequence ATGAACACCGTCATCCGTAATGTCACCGCCGCCGACCTGGATCGCTGCTACGCCATCGAAACCGTTGCCTACGAAGGCGATGAGGCCGCCACCCGCGAGAAGATCGCCACGCGCATCGCCACCTGGCCGGACGGCTTCATCGTGGCCGAAGTGGACGGGGTGGTCGCCGGTTTCATCAACTCGGGCGCGGCGTTTGATGTGCAGATGTCGGACGAGGCGTTCAAGGAACTGATCGGCCACGATCCGAAAGGGCCGAATGTGGTGATCATGTCGGTGGTGGTGCACCCGGACTATCAAGGCCAGGGCCTGGCCAAGCGGCTGATGGCCGAGTTCATCGAGCGCATGCGCGGGATGGACAAGGCGACGATTCATTTGATGTGCAAGGAACAGCACATCCCGCTGTACGCCGGGTTCGGCTTTGCCTACATCAAACCGTCGGAGTCCGACCATGGCGGGATGGCGTGGCACGAGATGATCCTGACCCTGTAA
- a CDS encoding pyridoxamine 5'-phosphate oxidase family protein, with protein MIDSIEALEAIYGLPHERAVRKQIGFLNEDYQAMVRLSPLVMISSLGADGLDNSPRGDAPGFVRIIDQNTLALPDRPGNNRIDTLRNVLHDPRVSLLFIIPGIGETLRVNGTATISADPELLESFAVNGKPAKTVLRVTVEAAFFHCSKAFVRSDAWNPQTHLPRSALPSAGAFHKRLNDGQFDAETYDREAPKRVRDSLY; from the coding sequence ATGATCGATTCAATCGAAGCGCTGGAAGCGATATACGGATTGCCCCACGAGCGCGCGGTACGCAAACAGATCGGTTTTCTCAACGAGGACTATCAGGCGATGGTGCGCCTGTCGCCGCTGGTGATGATCAGCTCGCTGGGCGCCGACGGCCTCGACAATTCGCCGCGCGGTGATGCGCCGGGGTTTGTGCGGATCATTGATCAAAACACCCTGGCCCTGCCGGATCGCCCGGGCAACAACCGCATCGATACCCTGCGCAATGTGCTGCACGATCCAAGGGTGTCGCTGCTGTTCATCATTCCGGGGATTGGCGAGACGTTGCGGGTCAATGGCACCGCGACGATCAGCGCCGATCCAGAGCTGCTGGAAAGCTTCGCGGTGAACGGCAAACCGGCGAAAACGGTGTTGCGGGTGACGGTGGAAGCGGCGTTTTTCCATTGCTCGAAAGCCTTCGTCCGTTCCGATGCGTGGAACCCGCAAACCCACCTGCCGCGCTCCGCCCTGCCCTCTGCCGGCGCTTTCCACAAGCGCCTGAATGACGGCCAGTTCGATGCCGAAACCTACGATCGCGAAGCGCCGAAGCGGGTGCGCGACAGCCTCTACTGA
- a CDS encoding GNAT family N-acetyltransferase — protein MSAQLVPYDSLNALQRQQVEAIEIHPEQIKFSGDIHGALHTLLSRPGPGVKGFALLADQVPVAFLLLKRPPVLPDWADEHSATLHALQVDHRAQGKGYGKACLQALPQIAREAWPEIKGLELSVDADNDAAIALYAKHGFVDSGEAYKGRIGYERRMGLFF, from the coding sequence GTGTCAGCCCAACTCGTGCCGTACGACAGCCTGAACGCCCTGCAGCGTCAGCAAGTCGAGGCGATTGAAATCCATCCCGAGCAGATCAAGTTTTCCGGCGACATCCACGGCGCGCTGCACACGCTGCTGTCCAGACCCGGCCCCGGCGTGAAGGGCTTCGCGCTGCTGGCGGATCAAGTGCCGGTGGCCTTCCTGCTGCTCAAACGCCCACCCGTGTTGCCGGACTGGGCCGATGAACACAGCGCCACCTTGCATGCGTTGCAGGTCGATCATCGGGCACAAGGCAAGGGTTACGGCAAAGCCTGCCTGCAAGCGTTGCCGCAGATTGCGCGTGAGGCATGGCCGGAAATCAAGGGCCTGGAGCTGTCGGTGGACGCCGATAACGACGCCGCCATCGCGCTGTATGCCAAACACGGTTTCGTCGACAGCGGCGAAGCGTACAAGGGACGAATCGGTTACGAGCGGCGCATGGGCCTGTTTTTCTGA
- a CDS encoding YybH family protein produces MSAQADIQTLINTYREAVMTKNVEKVMALYADDIVSFDAIKALQFKGKAAYRKHWEACMEMCPGPHVFEFHEIAIETADNLAFAHWVANCGGTNDKGETQSCWMRATACYRQVGGTWKIVHEHWSAPFDPMSGATLFDVQP; encoded by the coding sequence ATGAGCGCACAAGCTGACATCCAGACCCTGATCAACACTTACCGCGAAGCGGTGATGACCAAGAACGTCGAGAAAGTCATGGCGCTGTACGCCGACGACATCGTCTCGTTCGACGCGATCAAGGCCCTGCAATTCAAGGGCAAGGCGGCCTACCGCAAGCACTGGGAAGCCTGTATGGAGATGTGCCCCGGCCCGCACGTTTTCGAGTTCCACGAGATCGCCATCGAAACCGCCGACAACCTCGCCTTCGCCCATTGGGTAGCCAACTGCGGCGGGACCAACGACAAGGGTGAAACCCAGAGCTGCTGGATGCGCGCCACCGCGTGCTATCGGCAGGTGGGCGGGACGTGGAAGATCGTCCACGAGCACTGGTCGGCACCGTTCGATCCGATGAGCGGCGCCACGCTGTTCGATGTGCAGCCCTGA